A single region of the Nocardioides sp. W7 genome encodes:
- a CDS encoding D-alanine--D-alanine ligase produces MTTSSRTEEFAGPVAVIAGGLSHERDVSLASGRNLMRELRARGVEAHVYDFDRQLLHSLERDKVVAAFPALHGQFGEDGEIQTLLELIDLPYVGSSSRACKVAWDKGAARELLHRAGIPVPDSVGLSATTFRDIGATALMEHVMHRLGHRVVVKPARGGSALGVTGVDGLGALPSALVETYAYCEDALVERFYDGIDVSVVCYETADGLTSLTPIAIEYEKGHEFDFSARYTAEFVSLLAPDLPDELMTRLGEVARDAHRVLGLSDLSRSDFIVSPDGTFVLLETAITPGTTETSVLPFACTASGTSLGEVAHDLLLATVRPS; encoded by the coding sequence ATGACCACCTCCAGCCGCACCGAGGAGTTCGCCGGGCCCGTGGCCGTCATCGCCGGAGGCCTCAGCCACGAGCGCGACGTGTCCCTGGCCAGCGGCCGCAATCTGATGCGCGAGCTGCGTGCCCGCGGGGTCGAGGCGCACGTCTACGACTTCGACCGGCAGCTGCTCCACAGCCTCGAGCGGGACAAGGTCGTCGCCGCGTTCCCGGCGCTGCACGGCCAGTTCGGCGAGGACGGCGAGATCCAGACCCTGCTGGAGCTGATCGACCTGCCGTACGTCGGGTCCAGCAGCCGGGCCTGCAAGGTCGCCTGGGACAAGGGCGCCGCCCGCGAGCTGCTGCACCGCGCCGGCATCCCGGTCCCCGACAGCGTGGGGCTGTCCGCGACGACCTTCCGCGACATCGGCGCGACCGCGCTGATGGAGCACGTCATGCACCGCCTCGGCCACCGCGTGGTGGTCAAGCCGGCCCGGGGCGGCAGCGCGCTCGGCGTCACCGGCGTCGACGGGCTCGGCGCCCTGCCGTCAGCGCTGGTGGAGACCTACGCCTACTGCGAGGACGCGCTGGTCGAGCGCTTCTACGACGGCATCGACGTCAGCGTCGTGTGCTACGAGACCGCCGACGGGCTCACCTCGCTGACGCCGATCGCGATCGAGTACGAGAAGGGTCACGAGTTCGACTTCAGCGCCCGCTACACCGCCGAGTTCGTCTCCCTGCTGGCGCCCGACCTGCCCGACGAGCTGATGACCCGGCTCGGGGAGGTCGCCCGGGACGCGCACCGGGTGCTGGGGCTCTCCGACCTGTCCCGGTCCGACTTCATCGTCTCCCCGGACGGCACCTTCGTGCTGCTGGAGACCGCGATCACCCCCGGCACGACCGAGACCTCGGTGCTCCCGTTCGCCTGCACCGCCAGCGGCACCTCGCTCGGCGAGGTCGCCCACGACCTGCTGCTCGCGACGGTCCGGCCCAGCTGA
- a CDS encoding DUF3515 domain-containing protein, whose product MTQRAALRRPWSRRTGGVVACAALVVALATGCGPVELATPDLDEADAATCAALVADLPDTLAGESVVETEPEGAPGAAYGDPAIVVSCGAPEPEDFRETADCLLVNDVGWFVPPEQDADNDADLVLTSAGYSPRLRVDVPAEYRPEGSAAVLAELASVVSEHLELVERCI is encoded by the coding sequence GTGACACAGCGCGCCGCACTCCGACGCCCCTGGTCCCGCCGGACCGGGGGCGTCGTCGCGTGCGCGGCGCTGGTGGTCGCGCTGGCGACCGGCTGCGGGCCGGTCGAGCTGGCGACCCCCGACCTCGACGAGGCCGACGCCGCCACCTGCGCCGCGCTCGTCGCCGACCTGCCCGACACCCTCGCGGGCGAGTCGGTCGTCGAGACGGAGCCCGAGGGCGCGCCGGGAGCGGCGTACGGCGACCCGGCGATCGTCGTCTCGTGCGGGGCACCCGAGCCCGAGGACTTCCGCGAGACGGCGGACTGCCTCCTGGTCAACGACGTCGGCTGGTTCGTCCCGCCGGAGCAGGACGCGGACAACGACGCCGACCTGGTGCTGACCTCCGCGGGCTACTCGCCGCGACTGCGGGTCGACGTACCCGCCGAGTACCGGCCCGAGGGCAGTGCCGCCGTACTGGCCGAGCTCGCGTCCGTCGTGTCCGAGCATCTCGAGCTCGTCGAGCGCTGCATCTGA
- a CDS encoding lysophospholipid acyltransferase family protein, producing the protein MKVRKLQQKRGWAWQLAVLIVKPALLATTTHEWIGGEKIPASGGCILVLNHISHVDPFTAGHIVWDHGRLPRYLAKSGLFRNRALRYFMKAAGQIPVERLSVNAVGAYDAAVAAVQAGECVVVYPEGTITRDPGGWPMAGKSGAARIALATGCPVIPIGQWGAQELLAPYAKKPDLFPRKKIRMIVGDPVDLQDLLAVEVTPPVVQQATERIMAAVVSLVEQIRGATAPTERFDMRKAGVREIGKPDRPQPPEPGKDPR; encoded by the coding sequence GTGAAGGTACGCAAGCTTCAGCAGAAGCGTGGCTGGGCATGGCAGCTGGCCGTTCTCATCGTCAAGCCCGCACTGCTGGCCACCACCACGCACGAGTGGATCGGTGGCGAGAAGATCCCCGCCTCGGGCGGCTGCATCCTGGTGCTGAACCACATCTCGCACGTCGACCCGTTCACCGCCGGCCACATCGTGTGGGACCACGGCCGGCTGCCGCGCTACCTCGCCAAGTCGGGGCTCTTCCGCAACCGGGCGCTCCGCTACTTCATGAAGGCCGCGGGGCAGATCCCCGTCGAGCGCCTCAGCGTCAACGCCGTCGGTGCGTACGACGCGGCCGTCGCCGCCGTGCAGGCGGGTGAGTGCGTCGTGGTCTACCCCGAGGGCACCATCACCCGCGACCCCGGCGGCTGGCCGATGGCCGGCAAGTCCGGTGCGGCGCGGATCGCGCTCGCGACCGGCTGCCCGGTGATCCCGATCGGTCAGTGGGGGGCCCAGGAGCTGCTGGCGCCGTACGCCAAGAAGCCCGACCTGTTCCCGCGCAAGAAGATCCGGATGATCGTCGGCGACCCGGTGGACCTCCAGGACCTGCTGGCGGTCGAGGTCACCCCGCCGGTCGTCCAGCAGGCGACCGAGCGGATCATGGCGGCCGTGGTTTCGCTGGTCGAGCAGATCCGTGGCGCGACCGCGCCGACTGAGCGTTTCGACATGCGCAAGGCCGGGGTGCGCGAGATCGGCAAACCGGACCGCCCGCAGCCACCCGAGCCGGGGAAGGACCCGAGATGA
- a CDS encoding aminotransferase class I/II-fold pyridoxal phosphate-dependent enzyme, which yields MVDHPKPSTVAVHAGRPPHEADEPLNTPITMASTFVGGGEREYGRWGNPTWQAFETALGALEGGRALAFSSGLAAVSVVLDLVGQGAKVVAPAHSYNGTIVQLGDLEARGRITTELVDVTDTAACVAACEDAALVVLESPTNPALEIADIETIAAAAHEAGAYVVVDNTFATPLLQKPLELGADIVVHSATKYLSGHSDVLMGALVTNDDDLYGVLKGRRDLLGAVPGTLEAWLALRGMRTLHLRVERAQSNATELAIRLEAHPAVSQVRYPGFGGIVSIVIAGGAMAADLLTHSTELWVYTTSLGGVESTFERRRRWKSEPVTIPDALVRLSVGIEDVEDLWADLQQALDRLP from the coding sequence ATGGTCGACCACCCCAAGCCCTCCACCGTCGCCGTCCACGCCGGCCGGCCGCCCCACGAGGCCGACGAGCCCCTCAACACGCCGATCACGATGGCCTCGACCTTCGTCGGCGGCGGTGAGCGCGAGTACGGCCGGTGGGGCAATCCCACGTGGCAGGCCTTCGAGACCGCCCTGGGCGCACTGGAGGGCGGCCGGGCCCTGGCGTTCTCCTCCGGCCTGGCCGCGGTGTCCGTGGTCCTCGACCTGGTCGGCCAGGGCGCGAAGGTCGTCGCCCCCGCGCACTCCTACAACGGCACGATCGTCCAGCTGGGCGATCTCGAGGCGCGCGGCCGGATCACCACCGAGCTCGTCGACGTGACCGACACGGCCGCCTGCGTGGCCGCGTGCGAGGACGCGGCCCTCGTCGTCCTCGAGTCGCCGACCAACCCCGCCCTGGAGATCGCCGACATCGAGACCATCGCCGCCGCCGCCCACGAGGCCGGCGCGTACGTCGTCGTCGACAACACCTTCGCCACTCCGCTGCTGCAGAAGCCGCTCGAGCTCGGCGCCGACATCGTCGTGCACTCGGCGACCAAGTACCTCTCCGGCCACAGCGACGTGCTGATGGGCGCCCTGGTGACCAACGACGACGACCTGTACGGCGTACTGAAGGGCCGGCGCGACCTGCTCGGCGCCGTACCCGGCACCTTGGAGGCCTGGCTCGCCCTGCGCGGGATGCGCACCCTGCACCTACGGGTCGAGCGGGCGCAGAGCAACGCCACCGAGCTGGCCATCCGGCTCGAGGCCCACCCGGCGGTCTCGCAGGTGCGCTACCCCGGCTTCGGAGGCATCGTCTCCATCGTGATCGCCGGCGGCGCGATGGCCGCCGACCTGCTCACCCACTCCACGGAGCTGTGGGTCTACACGACCAGCCTGGGCGGCGTGGAGTCGACCTTCGAGCGCCGGCGCCGCTGGAAGTCCGAGCCCGTCACCATCCCCGACGCGCTGGTCCGGCTCTCCGTCGGCATCGAGGACGTCGAGGACCTCTGGGCCGATCTCCAGCAGGCACTGGACCGCCTCCCCTGA
- the murF gene encoding UDP-N-acetylmuramoyl-tripeptide--D-alanyl-D-alanine ligase, with product MIVLTLAEIAAVVDGRMVPEDAEVAVTGPVVIDSREAGPGSLFAAFVGEHADGHEHTGQAAELGAVAVLGSRPTELPTVLVDDPRRALQQLAAYTVAQVRRSGHLTVVGITGSQGKTSTKDLLGALLGHVGPTVVTRGSFNNELGMPLTALGIGADTRFLVLELGARGRGHIAELTRLVTPDVGVVLNVGQAHLGEFGSREAIAAAKGELVESLAEGGTAVLNADDVRVAAMASRTRGRVVTFGRDQPADVRVEELRLDRLGRASFVLTTPQGPVPVTLQLVGAHQALNAAAAAAAALTLGLTPTQVGEALAAVTTLSQWRMELHELANGVTVLNDSYNANPDSMRAALDALAAIGADASVQRTIAVLGEMRELGETSETEHVAVGEYAAGLGIDQLLVIGEPARGIHRGAEGRDGTATTFVADNDDAVAWLRDHLGAGDAVLLKASRGARLDEVAAALQ from the coding sequence ATGATCGTCCTGACCCTGGCCGAGATCGCCGCCGTCGTGGACGGCCGGATGGTTCCGGAGGACGCCGAGGTCGCGGTCACCGGGCCGGTCGTCATCGACAGCCGCGAGGCCGGGCCCGGCAGCCTCTTCGCCGCGTTCGTCGGCGAGCACGCCGACGGTCACGAGCACACGGGCCAGGCGGCCGAGCTCGGCGCCGTCGCGGTGCTCGGGAGCCGGCCGACCGAGCTCCCGACGGTGCTGGTGGACGACCCGCGCCGCGCGCTCCAGCAGCTCGCGGCGTACACCGTCGCGCAGGTACGGCGGTCCGGGCACCTCACCGTCGTGGGGATCACCGGCTCCCAGGGCAAGACCTCGACCAAGGACCTGCTCGGTGCCCTGCTCGGTCACGTCGGTCCCACCGTGGTGACCCGGGGCTCGTTCAACAACGAGCTGGGGATGCCGCTGACCGCCCTGGGCATCGGCGCCGACACCCGGTTCCTGGTGCTCGAGCTCGGCGCCCGCGGGCGCGGCCACATCGCCGAGCTGACGCGACTCGTGACCCCCGACGTCGGCGTCGTCCTCAACGTCGGCCAGGCGCACCTGGGCGAGTTCGGCTCGCGGGAGGCGATCGCGGCCGCCAAGGGAGAGCTCGTCGAGAGCCTGGCCGAGGGCGGTACGGCGGTCCTCAACGCGGACGACGTCCGGGTCGCGGCCATGGCGTCGCGCACCCGGGGACGCGTCGTCACCTTCGGCCGGGACCAGCCGGCCGACGTACGGGTCGAGGAGCTGCGGCTGGACCGACTCGGACGGGCGTCGTTCGTCCTGACCACGCCGCAGGGCCCGGTGCCCGTCACGCTGCAGCTGGTCGGCGCCCACCAGGCCCTCAACGCCGCCGCGGCGGCGGCCGCCGCCCTCACGCTCGGGCTCACCCCCACGCAGGTCGGCGAGGCGCTGGCCGCCGTCACGACGCTGTCGCAGTGGCGGATGGAGCTGCACGAGCTCGCCAACGGCGTGACGGTCCTCAACGACTCCTACAACGCCAACCCCGACTCCATGCGGGCCGCGCTGGACGCCCTGGCGGCCATCGGTGCCGATGCGTCGGTGCAGCGCACGATCGCCGTGCTCGGCGAGATGCGGGAGCTGGGGGAGACCAGCGAGACCGAGCACGTTGCCGTCGGCGAGTACGCCGCCGGGCTGGGCATCGACCAGCTGCTGGTCATCGGCGAGCCCGCGCGCGGCATCCACCGTGGCGCCGAGGGTCGAGACGGCACCGCGACCACCTTCGTCGCCGACAACGACGACGCCGTCGCGTGGCTCCGCGACCACCTCGGCGCCGGCGACGCCGTACTGCTCAAGGCGTCGCGGGGGGCGCGCCTCGACGAGGTGGCGGCCGCTCTTCAGTAA
- a CDS encoding D-alanine--D-alanine ligase family protein, with product MAEASPDPIAPPSRKIRVALLFGGRSGEHGVSTATAAGVLKALDRDKYDVLPVGITRDGQWVLASGDAARWDLTSGGLAEVTSDAGQEVAGLPDLGEVDVVFPLLHGPFGEDGTVQGLLELAGVRYVGAGVLASAVGMDKHYMKLVFAGHGLPVGPYVVVPPRDWEQRQAEVVARVAQELRFPVFVKPARGGSSLGITRVDDVSGLVDAIEEARFHDPKVLVEQGIEGREIECSVLGGRRGAAPRASVPGEIVVDHDAVDFYDFDAKYLSDSQARTEAPADLPDDVSATVRDLAVRAFEAIGAEGLSRVDVFVTPDGEVVVNEINTMPGFTPISMYPKMWEATGLSYPELIDELIQLALERPTGLR from the coding sequence GTGGCTGAAGCATCTCCCGACCCGATCGCCCCTCCGAGCCGGAAGATCCGGGTCGCCCTCCTCTTCGGCGGCCGATCCGGTGAGCACGGTGTCTCCACCGCGACCGCGGCCGGTGTGCTGAAGGCCCTCGACCGGGACAAGTACGACGTCCTGCCCGTCGGCATCACCCGCGACGGGCAGTGGGTCCTCGCCTCCGGCGACGCCGCCCGGTGGGACCTCACCTCCGGAGGACTGGCCGAGGTCACCTCGGACGCCGGCCAGGAGGTCGCCGGCCTGCCCGACCTGGGCGAGGTCGACGTCGTGTTCCCGCTGCTCCACGGCCCCTTCGGGGAGGACGGCACGGTCCAGGGCCTGCTCGAACTGGCCGGGGTGCGCTACGTCGGCGCCGGGGTGCTCGCCTCCGCCGTCGGGATGGACAAGCACTACATGAAGCTGGTCTTCGCCGGCCACGGCCTCCCCGTCGGGCCCTACGTGGTCGTGCCCCCGCGGGACTGGGAGCAGCGCCAGGCCGAGGTCGTCGCCCGGGTGGCGCAGGAGCTGCGGTTCCCCGTGTTCGTGAAGCCGGCTCGTGGGGGCTCGTCCCTCGGCATCACCCGGGTGGACGACGTGAGCGGGCTGGTCGACGCCATCGAGGAGGCCCGCTTCCACGACCCCAAGGTGCTCGTGGAGCAGGGCATCGAGGGGCGCGAGATCGAGTGCTCGGTCCTCGGCGGTCGCCGCGGCGCGGCGCCGCGCGCCTCGGTCCCCGGGGAGATCGTCGTCGACCACGACGCCGTGGACTTCTACGACTTCGACGCCAAGTACCTCAGCGACTCCCAGGCCCGCACCGAGGCACCGGCCGACCTGCCCGACGACGTCAGCGCGACGGTGCGCGACCTCGCGGTCCGGGCCTTCGAGGCGATCGGCGCCGAGGGCCTCTCACGCGTCGACGTCTTCGTGACGCCCGACGGCGAGGTCGTCGTCAACGAGATCAACACCATGCCCGGTTTCACGCCGATCTCGATGTACCCCAAGATGTGGGAGGCGACCGGGCTGTCCTACCCCGAGCTCATCGACGAGCTGATCCAGCTCGCCCTGGAGCGGCCCACCGGCCTGCGCTGA
- a CDS encoding Lrp/AsnC ligand binding domain-containing protein: protein MVVQAYILIQTDVGKAAEVAKAIAQVKGVTLAEDVTGPYDVIVRAEARNVDELGKLVVAKVQTLDGITRTLTCPVVHI from the coding sequence ATGGTCGTCCAGGCGTACATCCTGATCCAGACCGATGTCGGCAAGGCTGCCGAGGTCGCGAAGGCGATCGCCCAGGTCAAGGGCGTCACCCTCGCCGAGGACGTCACCGGCCCGTACGACGTGATCGTGCGCGCCGAGGCCCGCAACGTCGACGAGCTCGGCAAGCTGGTGGTCGCGAAGGTGCAGACCCTCGACGGCATCACCCGCACCCTGACCTGCCCGGTCGTCCACATCTGA
- a CDS encoding YbjN domain-containing protein: protein MTELIDRVVGVLQGLEWRVELDAEHPGGMLLEPADGEALWPFVAQVEPEDQQIAFYSLLPDEVPPDRREAVATVLTHANYGLTIGSFEIDVTDGDVRFRTSLDLGAAEVDDTVLAALVSPLVVHNLAAMDLWIDGLQAVADGADPDDLLA from the coding sequence ATGACCGAGCTCATCGACCGCGTCGTCGGAGTGCTGCAGGGCCTGGAGTGGCGGGTCGAGCTCGACGCGGAGCACCCCGGCGGCATGCTCCTGGAGCCCGCGGACGGCGAGGCCCTGTGGCCGTTCGTGGCCCAGGTCGAGCCCGAGGACCAGCAGATCGCCTTCTACAGCCTGCTGCCCGACGAGGTGCCACCGGACCGCCGCGAGGCGGTGGCCACCGTGCTCACGCACGCGAACTACGGGCTCACGATCGGCTCGTTCGAGATCGACGTGACCGACGGCGACGTCCGGTTCCGGACCTCGCTCGACCTGGGGGCGGCCGAGGTCGACGACACCGTCCTCGCTGCCCTGGTCTCGCCCCTGGTCGTCCACAACCTGGCGGCGATGGACCTGTGGATCGACGGCCTGCAGGCCGTGGCCGACGGGGCGGACCCCGACGACCTGCTCGCCTGA
- a CDS encoding NAD(P)H-dependent glycerol-3-phosphate dehydrogenase, whose amino-acid sequence MSPLSSTGKVAVLGAGSWGTAFSIVLADGGNEVTMWGRREEVCAAINDQHENADYLPGVQLPPTVSATHDPEKALAGADVVVLAVPSQSLRANLTEWAPYLSDDAVMVSLMKGVELGTLKRMSEVIAEVTGAGPDRISVISGPNLAKEIARREPAASVVACEDEDVARMLQARCHSPAFRPYTSVDVLGCELGGAYKNVVGLAVGMAVGLGFGDNTTASVITRGLAETARLAMKLGANPLTLMGLAGLGDLVATCSSPLSRNRTFGEKLGQGMTSADIYASTRQVAEGAKSCSSLRALAEQSGIDAPIAQHVDDVVAGRLTANEMMDAFIARDTKAETD is encoded by the coding sequence ATGAGTCCGCTCTCCAGCACCGGCAAGGTCGCCGTACTCGGCGCAGGGTCGTGGGGCACCGCCTTCTCGATCGTGCTCGCCGACGGTGGCAACGAGGTCACCATGTGGGGCCGCCGCGAAGAGGTGTGCGCGGCGATCAACGACCAGCACGAGAACGCCGACTACCTGCCCGGGGTCCAGCTGCCGCCGACGGTGTCGGCCACCCACGACCCGGAGAAGGCGCTCGCGGGTGCCGACGTGGTCGTGCTCGCCGTGCCGTCACAGTCACTGCGGGCCAACCTCACCGAGTGGGCGCCGTACCTCTCCGACGACGCGGTGATGGTCTCGCTGATGAAGGGTGTCGAGCTCGGCACCCTGAAGCGGATGAGCGAGGTGATCGCCGAGGTCACCGGCGCGGGACCGGACCGGATCTCGGTCATCAGCGGCCCCAACCTGGCCAAGGAGATCGCCCGCCGCGAGCCCGCCGCGTCGGTGGTCGCGTGCGAGGACGAGGACGTGGCCCGGATGCTCCAGGCCCGGTGCCACTCGCCGGCCTTCCGCCCCTACACCTCGGTCGACGTGCTCGGCTGCGAGCTGGGCGGCGCCTACAAGAACGTCGTCGGACTAGCCGTCGGGATGGCGGTCGGGCTCGGCTTCGGCGACAACACGACCGCGTCGGTCATCACCCGCGGCCTGGCCGAGACGGCCCGGCTCGCCATGAAGCTCGGCGCCAACCCGCTGACCCTGATGGGCCTCGCCGGCCTGGGCGACCTGGTCGCCACCTGCTCCTCGCCGCTGTCGCGCAACCGCACCTTCGGAGAGAAGCTCGGCCAGGGGATGACCTCGGCGGACATCTACGCCTCGACCCGGCAGGTCGCCGAGGGCGCCAAGTCCTGCTCCTCGCTGCGTGCTCTCGCCGAGCAGTCCGGCATCGACGCCCCGATCGCCCAGCACGTCGACGACGTCGTCGCCGGCCGGCTGACCGCCAACGAGATGATGGACGCCTTCATCGCCCGCGACACCAAGGCCGAGACTGACTGA
- a CDS encoding GNAT family N-acetyltransferase yields MDASTAASLDRWWAELFGLEPDEMWDSVTVTPHGRLQGYPGWYVAWRAAGVHVSAPGPSAAEEVASFTELSPHELQDVAFWDAFAHQHGLVLVGPSTHAYLDRDPGPDLSAELVDGHGVALVGPAALADLRAQVTEEEWSEAGFDEEPETCFGLRQGGALVAAANLTDWDGTPRDVGVLVSPAARGRGLAEVVGRHAASWSVRRHGLARWTARTTNIASVRTAERLGFTPYVTQLALSPVGD; encoded by the coding sequence ATGGACGCCTCGACGGCCGCCTCGCTCGATCGCTGGTGGGCCGAGCTGTTCGGCCTCGAGCCGGACGAGATGTGGGACAGCGTGACCGTCACCCCGCACGGTCGTCTCCAGGGCTATCCCGGGTGGTACGTCGCGTGGCGTGCCGCCGGCGTACACGTCTCGGCGCCCGGTCCGAGCGCCGCCGAGGAGGTGGCCTCGTTCACCGAGCTCTCGCCGCACGAGCTCCAGGACGTGGCGTTCTGGGACGCGTTCGCCCACCAGCACGGGCTCGTCCTGGTCGGCCCCTCGACGCACGCGTACCTCGACCGTGACCCCGGCCCCGACCTCAGTGCTGAGCTGGTGGACGGCCACGGCGTCGCCCTTGTCGGACCTGCCGCCCTCGCCGACCTGCGCGCGCAGGTCACCGAGGAGGAGTGGAGCGAGGCGGGCTTCGACGAGGAGCCCGAGACCTGCTTCGGGCTGCGCCAGGGCGGGGCGCTCGTCGCGGCGGCGAACCTGACCGACTGGGACGGAACCCCGCGCGACGTCGGGGTCCTGGTGAGCCCTGCGGCGCGCGGGCGGGGGCTCGCCGAGGTCGTCGGCCGGCACGCCGCGTCGTGGTCGGTACGACGCCACGGTCTGGCTCGGTGGACGGCCCGCACCACCAACATCGCCTCGGTGCGCACCGCCGAGCGGCTGGGCTTCACGCCGTACGTGACGCAGCTCGCCCTCAGCCCCGTCGGGGACTGA
- a CDS encoding HU family DNA-binding protein, translating into MNKSQLIDALAARYEGNKKAAAHALESVLDTITREVAKGEKVAITGFGSFEKRVREARWVRNPQTGERIKAKKKAVPKFTAGAELKGVVSGAKKLPKLTLAVAKAAPAAAAKKATTPTKAASAKTAAPAKKSAAAKKAAPAAKKAATAKKATTAKKAATTKKAAPAKKTAAKTTAATTTTARKTTTAPAKKAAATKKAPAAKKSPPTKASLSKASAAKKAPAAKKSSAAKKSPAAKKTAAKKA; encoded by the coding sequence GTGAACAAGTCACAGCTCATCGACGCGCTGGCGGCGCGTTACGAAGGGAACAAGAAGGCCGCGGCCCACGCGCTCGAGTCCGTTCTGGACACGATCACCCGCGAGGTGGCGAAGGGCGAGAAGGTCGCGATCACCGGCTTCGGCTCGTTCGAGAAGAGGGTCCGCGAGGCCCGCTGGGTCCGAAACCCGCAGACCGGCGAGAGGATCAAGGCGAAGAAGAAGGCGGTGCCGAAGTTCACGGCCGGCGCCGAGCTGAAGGGGGTCGTGTCGGGCGCCAAGAAGCTGCCGAAGCTGACCCTGGCCGTGGCCAAGGCGGCGCCGGCGGCGGCGGCCAAGAAGGCGACCACTCCGACGAAGGCTGCATCGGCGAAGACCGCTGCCCCGGCGAAGAAGTCGGCGGCCGCCAAGAAGGCCGCGCCCGCGGCGAAGAAGGCGGCCACCGCGAAGAAGGCCACCACCGCGAAGAAGGCGGCCACGACGAAGAAGGCGGCCCCGGCCAAGAAGACCGCGGCCAAGACCACCGCAGCCACGACCACGACGGCGAGGAAGACGACCACCGCGCCGGCCAAGAAGGCGGCAGCCACGAAGAAGGCACCGGCGGCCAAGAAGTCCCCGCCGACCAAGGCATCGCTGAGCAAGGCATCGGCGGCCAAGAAGGCACCCGCAGCGAAGAAGTCCTCGGCAGCGAAGAAGTCGCCGGCCGCCAAGAAGACGGCCGCGAAGAAGGCCTGA
- the cofC gene encoding 2-phospho-L-lactate guanylyltransferase yields MSRPSSEPTVEHRRFALLVPVKPPARGKSRLVGLPDAVRRDLAAAFALDTVAAALASARVGAVLVATDDASFSAQLAALGCPAIPDGVTGDLNASLRQAAAEARRRWPDLQPAALCADLPALRPADLDAALAQVGDEPAFVPDAAGIGTTLYTAAWDRFDPRFGPGSRDLHHEQAFAIALDATTLRCDVDDLDDLRDAVALGVGPRTRVLTAHL; encoded by the coding sequence ATGTCCCGTCCCTCTTCCGAGCCGACCGTCGAGCACCGCCGGTTCGCGCTGCTCGTGCCCGTGAAGCCCCCGGCCCGCGGGAAGTCCCGGCTGGTCGGCCTGCCGGACGCCGTACGCCGCGACCTCGCCGCCGCGTTCGCGCTCGACACGGTCGCCGCCGCCCTCGCCAGCGCACGCGTCGGCGCAGTGCTGGTCGCGACCGACGACGCGTCCTTCTCGGCGCAGCTCGCCGCCCTCGGCTGCCCGGCGATCCCGGACGGCGTCACCGGTGACCTGAACGCCAGCCTGCGGCAGGCCGCCGCGGAGGCCCGGCGCCGGTGGCCGGACCTGCAACCGGCGGCGCTCTGCGCGGACCTGCCTGCCCTGCGCCCGGCCGACCTCGATGCCGCCCTCGCCCAGGTCGGCGACGAGCCGGCCTTCGTCCCCGACGCGGCCGGGATCGGCACCACCCTCTACACCGCAGCGTGGGACCGCTTCGACCCGCGCTTCGGGCCGGGCTCGCGCGACCTGCACCACGAGCAGGCCTTCGCGATCGCGCTCGACGCGACCACGCTGCGCTGCGACGTCGACGACCTCGACGACCTGCGCGACGCCGTCGCCCTCGGCGTCGGGCCGCGGACCCGCGTCCTCACCGCCCACCTGTGA